One Cryptosporidium parvum Iowa II chromosome 5, whole genome shotgun sequence DNA segment encodes these proteins:
- a CDS encoding U5snrp Brr2 SFII RNA helicase (sec63 and the second part of the RNA: protein MADDYEMSKRFGYKANSNLVIQTSQRSRENVPTGEAESLAGRIKYKMGDLANKRAKPKIKEKKHVKKKSNRSIVNENDSGNILDLDLRSAGNSYTPTTMETRLAYDELLGILTDILGSQPSKILEDTAFELLIVLKNDELRDEEKYKKCKEIIIQLNNTTYSDILDKSRRIVDFTLNMEEMDDSQNKQTEEASEVAVIFDESDSEKRKGELSDGDDDSENDSDTSESDDEEDNDYDDDNEYYEEYENDVTLEIGKDEAENYLNDENYSRDNDYNENHEHSGYIRLKNKDEYLKENEDPDIIEIRKLDAYWLQRELYSLFQDADKSLDMEKEIISILNLEDDQECENSLVMMFNYEHFNWIKKVLKNRWSIYFCTILGQAPSDSEREKIIDRMRNHQKGSEVLDLFSKPSLWKNKDSDFFKSINKYIEETTGVMTGLDDEDKNLITSRKPHGKLLDLERIYQEQSLNLNLSTKVVLPQGSERIENADYDSITIPPSKRQIKEKQRLISIEELPEWSRECFRCVSVSYLNEIQSRVFETAFKDFEENLLVCAPTGSGKTNIAMLCILNIISQFIEPQNNGKFTLDTSKFKIVYVSPMKALVSEQVESLRIRLRPLGILVNEMTGDTRISRSLMEMTQVFITTPEKFDVVTRKSTDGLSEKLKLIIFDEVHMLHDSRGSVLEGIVARFKKSFTRLVGLSATLPNFIDVAEFLNVNPKRGLYHFGPEFRPVPLLQTFIGIKAKKGFKKLQLMNSLVYDTVIKDITNHQILVFVHSRKDTIHTAKYIRDTATENGMLNLFFSGNNNVSREIILDEVNNIKSNNLKEILPCGIGIHHAGLVRSDRKVVEDLFSDGHIKVLVTTATLAWGVNLPAHTVIIKGTQIYQPERGEWTELSPLDMLQMIGRGGRPQYDNNGHGVVITDFDHLTYYLSLLNQQLNIESQLIPKLPDLINAEISLGNVQNKRDALDWIKKTFLYIRIIRNPSLYGLDIDEIIDKSRQDKDLVAENKDALEEERDLAFKNAVESYLIKLVETALDRLETCKLIQYNHKDGHVGSLMLGRISSHFYLSPETIQDLDKQLLPNLSEIQLFRLFSTCKEFKFLLVRNEEKIELEKLVDKVPIPIQGVGSSNVDGNDNIGNMVDLDTFTKVNVLLQLYITGSRWINAKLTLLSDLHFIAQSAPRIFRAIFNLAIKRRWSTLARRSLKIATVS from the coding sequence ATGGCTGACGATTATGAAATGTCCAAGAGATTTGGATATAAAGCTAATAGTAATTTGGTAATTCAAACTAGTCAAAGAAGCAGAGAAAATGTACCAACAGGAGAAGCAGAGAGTTTGGCTGGGAGGATTAAGTATAAGATGGGAGATTTGGCTAATAAACGAGCGAAACCTAAAATCAAAGAGAAGAAACatgttaaaaaaaaatcaaacaGAAGCATtgttaatgaaaatgactCGGGTAATATCTTAGATTTAGATCTTCGAAGTGCAGGAAACTCCTATACTCCAACTACAATGGAAACAAGACTTGCTTATGATGAGTTATTAGGGATTTTGACAGATATTCTAGGGTCTCAACCAAGCAAAATATTGGAAGATACAGCTTTTGAATTGCTTATAGTTCTTAAAAACGATGAATTGAGAGATGAGGAAAAATATAAGAAGTGCAAGGAGATAATTATTCAGCTAAATAATACAACATATAGTGATATATTAGATAAAAGCAGGAGAATTGTTGACTTTACTTTAAATATGGAAGAGATGGATGATTCTCAAAATAAGCAAACTGAGGAAGCTTCTGAAGTTGCGGtaatttttgatgaaaGTGATTCTGAGAAAAGAAAAGGTGAACTTTCTGATGGAGATGATGACAGTGAAAACGATAGTGATACTAGTGAAAGTGATGATGAAGAGGATAACGattatgatgatgataatgaatACTACGAAGAATATGAAAACGATGTCACTTTGGAAATTGGAAAGGACGAGGCTGAGAATTATCTCAATGATGAGAATTATAGTCGTGATAATGATTATAATGAGAATCATGAGCATTCAGGATATATTCGATTAAAGAACAAGGATGAATACCTAAAGGAAAATGAAGATCCCGATATTATTGAGATTAGGAAATTGGATGCTTATTGGCTACAAAGAGAGCTATATTCACTTTTTCAAGATGCAGATAAATCCTTGGATATGGAAAAGGAGATCATTtctattttgaatttagaGGATGATCAAGAGTGTGAGAATTCTCTTGTTATGATGTTTAATTACGAGCATTTTAATTGGATTAAGAAAGTCTTAAAAAATAGATGGagtatatatttttgtaCAATACTTGGTCAGGCACCTTCAGATTCTGAAAGGGAAAAGATTATAGATAGAATGAGAAATCATCAAAAAGGATCAGAAGTCTTAGATTTATTTAGTAAGCCTTCATTATGGAAAAACAAGGATtctgatttttttaaatcaattaataagtATATTGAGGAGACTACGGGTGTTATGACTGGTttagatgatgaagataagAATCTAATAACTTCTAGAAAACCTCATGGAAAACTTTTAGATCTTGAGAGAATATATCAAGAACAGagtttgaatttaaatttaagcACAAAAGTAGTACTTCCTCAAGGATCTGAACGTATAGAAAATGCTGATTATGATTCTATTACTATTCCTCCATCAAAAAGACAAATTAAGGAAAAGCAAAGATTAATTTCTATTGAAGAGCTTCCAGAGTGGAGTAGGGAATGCTTTAGATGTGTATCAGTATcatatttgaatgaaattCAAAGTAGAGTTTTTGAGACAGcttttaaagattttgaagaaaatttgTTAGTTTGTGCTCCAACAGGATCAGGTAAGACTAACATTGCTATGCTTTgcattttgaatataatttcaCAATTTATTGAGCCTCaaaataatggaaaattTACATTGGACACTtctaaattcaaaattgtATATGTATCACCAATGAAAGCTTTGGTATCGGAACAAGTTGAATCCTTAAGAATTCGACTAAGACCTCTTGGGATTCTAGTAAATGAGATGACAGGCGATACACGAATTAGTAGATCACTTATGGAAATGACCCAAGTATTCATTACTACACCAGAAAAATTTGATGTTGTCACTAGAAAATCTACTGATGGTCTTTCTGAAAAACTTAAGTTAATCATATTTGATGAAGTTCATATGTTACACGACTCCAGGGGATCAGTATTGGAAGGAATTGTTGCAAGATTTAAGAAAAGTTTTACAAGATTAGTGGGATTGTCAGCAACATTACCCAATTTTATAGATGTTGCAGAATTCCTAAATGTTAATCCAAAAAGAGGTCTTTATCATTTTGGTCCAGAATTCAGACCTGTTCCTCTTTTACAAACATTTATTGGTATTAAAGCAAAGAAGGGGTTCAAGAAGTTGCAATTAATGAATAGCCTTGTATATGATACAgtaattaaagatataacaaatcatcaaattttGGTTTTTGTCCATTCCAGAAAAGATACAATTCATACTGCAAAATACATTAGAGATACTGCAACAGAAAATGGAATGCTTAATTTGTTCTTTTCTGGAAACAATAATGTTTCtagagaaattattttggatgaagttaataatatcaaatcGAATAAtcttaaagaaatattacCTTGTGGAATTGGTATTCATCATGCAGGATTAGTAAGATCTGATAGAAAAGTAGTTGAAGACTTATTTTCTGATGGACATATTAAAGTTCTTGTTACCACAGCAACTTTAGCTTGGGGTGTAAATTTACCAGCTCATActgtaattattaaaggGACTCAAATTTATCAACCAGAAAGGGGAGAATGGACAGAACTTTCACCTTTGGATATGTTACAAATGATTGGAAGAGGAGGTAGGCCTCAATACGATAATAACGGCCATGGAGTTGTTATAACAGATTTTGATCATTTAACTTATTATCTTTCTTTGTTGAATCAACAGCTCAATATAGAATCtcaattaattccaaaattacCAGATCTTATTAATGCTGAGATATCTCTTGGTAATgttcaaaataaaagagATGCTCTTGATTGGATTAAAAAGACTTTCTTGTACATTCGAATAATTAGAAATCCAAGTTTGTATGGTCTtgatattgatgaaattattgacAAATCCAGACAAGATAAGGATTTAGTTGCTGAAAATAAGGATGctttagaagaagaaagagaTCTAGCATTCAAGAATGCAGTTGAGtcttatttaataaaattggtAGAAACAGCTCTTGATAGATTAGAGACTTGCAAGCTGATTCAATACAACCATAAAGATGGACATGTTGGATCATTAATGCTTGGAAGAATTTCCTCTCATTTCTATTTATCACCAGAAACAATTCAAGATCTTGATAAGCAATTACTTCCAAATTTATCTGAAATTCAACTTTTTAgattattttcaacttgtaaagaattcaaatttcttcttgttagaaatgaagaaaagatTGAATTGGAGAAGTTGGTGGATAAAGTTCCGATACCTATACAAGGAGTGGGATCCAGCAATGTTGATggtaatgataatattggCAATATGGTTGATCTTGATACTTTTACTAAAGTTAATGTTTTACTTCAACTTTATATAACAGGGTCAAGATGGATTAATGCAAAACTAACTCTTCTCTCTGATCTTCACTTTATTGCTCAATCTGCTCCAAGAATATTCAGAGCTATTTTTAACTTGGCTATTAAAAGAAGGTGGTCAACGTTGGCTAGAAGATCACTTAAGATTGCAACAGTAAGTTAA
- a CDS encoding acetylcholinesterase'secreted acetylcholinesterase of the alpha/beta hydrolase superfamily' yields the protein MKKNYHFKIITNLLLILFLYKIEVFESVEIEGIQLIGKKNNGITSFYNIRYGVANRFQPPKLLSITEAVIMDEDRTSKIPKSYDLSTNKGSSCPQDCSDTQQTSQKTFLCRGTEPETQSEACLTLSVFTATNQIEEILSQFSTVAKHVSSNNTQINMLSSVNNTLMNNLNKQKSTISSIVQANMSSLKPVYVFIHGGLYLFGSSNSETNFGEKLAESGAVIVTINYRLGILGWLRTKNLSSGNMGFLDQRIALEWIHKYIVNFGGDPNRIILAGHSAGAKSVLCHSVTEESNKYFSGVIIHSGALSQNETALKEAENMGEMAEAIASEKCLATILSCTTKQLLEIQKEVRTQIVRSNPSKALHSWSPIVDGVIIKDSCRNLALSGSIPKNINVIISTTNSEGVQFFRSFIAYLPAISRGLATSNFAFRYLVSRVFGPKAGEAMKIYSNNNFANSASIASDYEISDPNYDLQNNTNINHDNSSYVNNETISNPIEIQKEDNETMIGFKADDIKYADKENNQIVSSSGFNLFQVGRNRDEEKWNGIIDDPVALAYARMIGDFIYSVSFFIKQYFIQINPLFISVPSKNVH from the coding sequence atgaaaaaaaattatcattttaaaataataacgAATTTgttgttaatattatttttatataagATTGAAGTTTTTGAATCTGTTGAAATTGAAGGCATACAACTAATaggaaagaaaaataatggaattACATCATTCTATAATATCAGATATGGTGTAGCAAATCGTTTTCAACCAcccaaattattatcaattacTGAAGCTGTAATTATGGACGAGGATAGAACATccaaaattccaaaaagCTATGATTTATCAACAAATAAAGGCTCATCATGTCCTCAAGACTGCTCAGATACTCAGCAAACAAGTCAAAAGACTTTTCTATGTAGAGGAACTGAGCCTGAAACTCAATCTGAGGCTTGCTTAACTTTGAGTGTATTTACAGCAACTAATCAGATTGAGGAAATATTGAGCCAGTTTTCTACTGTTGCAAAACAtgtttcttcaaataatactCAAATTAATATGCTTTCAAGTGTAAATAATACTCTTATGAATAATcttaataaacaaaaatcaACCATATCTTCAATTGTACAAGCTAATATGTCATCTTTAAAGCCTGTCTACGTTTTTATTCATGGTGGATTATACCTATTTGGATCTTCCAATTCTGAAACTAACTTTGGAGAAAAACTTGCAGAATCTGGAGCTGTAATTGTTACTATCAATTATAGGCTTGGAATTCTTGGATGGTTAAGAACAAAAAATCTTTCATCTGGAAATATGGGATTTCTTGACCAAAGAATTGCTTTAGAATGGATTCACAAATACATTGTAAATTTTGGAGGTGATCCTAATCGAATTATTCTTGCAGGACATAGTGCAGGAGCTAAATCAGTATTATGCCATTCAGTTACTGAAGAAAGTAATAAGTATTTCTCAGGTGTAATCATCCACTCTGGAGCTCTCTCTCAAAATGAAACTGCTCTTAAAGAGGCGGAAAATATGGGTGAAATGGCTGAAGCCATTGCATCTGAAAAGTGTCTTGCAACTATATTAAGCTGTACAACTAAGcaattattggaaattcaaaaagagGTTAGAACACAAATAGTTCGATCTAATCCATCCAAAGCTCTTCATTCTTGGTCTCCAATTGTTGATGGAGTTATTATCAAGGACTCTTGTAGAAATCTGGCATTATCTGGATCTATTCCTAAAAATATCAATGTAATTATCAGTACAACCAATTCAGAAGGTGTTCAATTCTTTAGATCATTTATTGCTTATTTACCAGCAATTTCAAGAGGTCTTGCTACTAGTAATTTTGCTTTTAGGTACCTAGTATCAAGAGTATTTGGCCCAAAAGCAGGAGAAGCtatgaaaatatatagtaataataactttgcAAATTCTGCATCAATAGCTTCAGATTATGAAATATCTGATCCAAATTATGATTTGCaaaataatactaatattaatcatgATAATTCTTCCTATGttaataatgaaacaaTATCCAATCCTAttgaaattcaaaaagagGATAATGAAACTATGATTGGATTCAAAGCtgatgatattaaatatgcagataaagaaaataatcagATTGTTTCTAGTTCTGGATTTAATTTGTTCCAGGTTGGAAGAAATAGAGATGAAGAAAAGTGGAATGGTATAATTGATGATCCTGTGGCTTTAGCATATGCAAGAATGATTGGGGACTTTATATATAGTGtaagtttttttattaaacaatattttattcaaattaatcctttatttatttcagtGCCCAGCAAGAATGTTCATTAA
- a CDS encoding forkhead associated domain (FHA) containing protein, protein MRRYSSEEDDEFYSDSIECSEFEDSIEMVRSQNVGNKEFEEEDGIEVEDEEENNSDNNNEYGILNSHKRFRKIESSQESYTQNSNFNYLNNEIKDINSKIELINSNIENIITNSGNLSNPVCILEQIPTDNKNSGKKVLIQVGNSGLKIGRNSDCDFPGKMVPNKNLLRLSRNHAYLYVKKNNKGKDQIYLVDCNSANGTYVNNIRIKNKILKSNDILSFGEKDDDNDNSQRFEQKLSLNQQRRKNILTSENYCKFKVILCNN, encoded by the coding sequence ATGAGAAGGTATAGTTCAGAGGAAGATGATGAGTTTTACTCAGATTCGATAGAGTGTAGTGAGTTTGAAGATTCAATAGAAATGGTAAGAAGCCAGAATGTGGGgaataaagaatttgaagagGAGGATGGAATAGAAGTGGAGGATGAGGAGGAAAATAATagtgataataataatgaatacGGGATTTTGAATTCTCATAAAAGATTTAGAAAGATTGAATCTTCACAGGAAAGTTATACAcaaaatagtaattttaattacttgaataatgaaattaaggatattaatagtaagatagaattaataaatagtaacattgagaatataataacaaattcAGGAAATTTGTCAAATCCTGTATGTATTTTGGAACAAATACCTACAGATAATAAGAATTCAGGAAAGAAAGTTTTAATTCAAGTTGGGAATTCTGGACTCAAGATTGGAAGGAATTCGGACTGTGATTTTCCTGGTAAAATGGTTCCAAATAAGAATTTACTGAGGCTTTCTAGAAATCATGCTTATTTATAtgttaaaaagaataataaaggTAAAGATCAGATTTATCTTGTTGATTGTAATTCTGCAAACGGGACTTatgtaaataatataagGATAAAGAACAAAATTCTAAAGTCAAATgatattctttcttttggAGAGAAAGATGATGATAACGATAATAGTCAAAGATTTGAGCAGAAATTGTCATTAAATCAgcaaagaagaaaaaatattttaacaAGTGAAAACTATTGTAAatttaaagtaatattatgtaataattaa
- a CDS encoding 40S ribosomal protein S7, whose protein sequence is HTLTMKGKCIKKNDSPLTQLEKDVERCFQDIESSSNDEELKAIVQSVVFSTAKEIDCGSRKAVAVFVPYAIFMAYVRKIQGRIIAELEKKLKCPVVMIGQRSILPRNYRKYGFKSRPRSRTLTAVHDALLEDICGPSDIVGKRLRYRVDGSTLLKVILDPKDKDKDIADKVDVFGAVYKRLTNKEAEFSFPATNYYPGRLGIIA, encoded by the coding sequence CATACTCTAACAATGAAAGGAAAGTGTATCAAGAAGAACGATTCACCACTCACCCAATTGGAAAAGGATGTTGAGAGATGCTTCCAAGACATCGAATCATCAAGCAATGACGAGGAGTTGAAAGCGATCGTTCAATCAGTAGTTTTCTCAACTGCAAAGGAAATTGATTGTGGTTCAAGAAAGGCAGTTGCAGTATTTGTTCCATATGCAATTTTCATGGCATATGTACGTAAGATTCAAGGACGTATCATTGCTGAATTAGAGAAGAAACTTAAGTGCCCAGTTGTTATGATTGGTCAAAGATCAATCTTACCAAGAAACTATCGTAAATATGGTTTCAAGTCAAGACCAAGATCAAGAACACTTACAGCTGTACATGATGCATTGTTGGAGGATATCTGTGGTCCAAGTGATATTGTTGGAAAACGTCTTAGATACCGTGTTGATGGAAGTACTTTATTAAAGGTAATCCTTGACCCTAAAGATAAGGATAAGGATATCGCCGATAAAGTTGATGTTTTTGGTGCAGTTTACAAGAGACTTACCAACAAAGAAGCTGAATTTTCCTTCCCAGCTACAAACTACTATCCAGGTAGATTAGGAATTATAGCTTAA
- a CDS encoding DNAj domain protein codes for SYGGNWNLTALKSVIVIKFWKRNGFERFIVMKECHYSILQVDYKATFDEIRQAYKQLSLKWHPDKNRNNIEEATHRFQLIAAAYEVLSDPNERAWYDSHRKQILSESSSGAYNEDDPNYDPSEINLWQYFSRDVFGDFNDEKDGFYTVYKKLFEDIIEEEMKYLSKDSKEYTFWKNANRFGDSKTNLDTVMEFYRFWSNFSSTRTFSWKDLWNLNQAQNRQIRRAMETENIKERKKGRKEYNETIRKLTEYVKKRDPRVVSYMRNKSEQMIKLQKEKEMQKKMEEEVRRRAREEARIEEIKRMEELEAERRELYGDDYVQESDQDIKSYETVIYSCKLCNKTFKSKQQYNSHINSKKHVSKLNELKKKDPEKYNLLINNKVDSSEETDDNHPESDPMDFGKGEDTFIFSELESEDEKERFLDKNDLKQKQKQNQKKKHKQQKLRGEEYESENHCEIEEKKEEDEDEDEEEEDISVEKITEMMDSLNRKGTKGKNKLLFDDFEDSANLESEGGSAMTSKKSKGKKKGDKTVKGNTNSNNNNNNSKELMWKCLVCNQVFESRNKLFAHVKEKNHAQIKSSSNYKNSKVKK; via the coding sequence AGTTATGGCGGGAATTGGAATTTGACAGCATTAAAGTCAGTAATAGTGATTaaattttggaaaagaaATGGTTTTGAAAGATTTATAGTAATGAAAGAGTGTCACTATTCAATTTTACAGGTGGATTATAAGGCAACATTCGATGAGATTCGTCAAGCTTATAAACAGTTATCATTAAAATGGCATCCTGATaagaatagaaataatatagaGGAAGCAACTCATAGATTTCAATTAATAGCAGCAGCTTATGAAGTTCTAAGTGATCCAAATGAAAGAGCTTGGTATGACTCTCATAGAAAGCAGATTTTATCAGAAAGTAGTTCAGGGGCATACAATGAAGATGATCCAAATTATGACCCAtcagaaataaatttatgGCAGTATTTTTCAAGAGACGTATTTGGTGattttaatgatgaaaaagaTGGATTTTATACAGTTtataagaaattatttgaggATATTATAGAGGAGGAAATGAAGTATTTAtcaaaagattcaaaagaatataCATTTTGGAAGAATGCGAACAGATTTGGAGATAGTAAAACAAATTTAGATACTGTAATGGAATTCTATAGGTTTTGGAGTAATTTTTCATCTACACGTACATTTTCTTGGAAAGATTTATGGAATTTAAATCAGGCTCAAAATAGACAAATAAGAAGAGCAATGGAAACTGAGAATATTAAGGagagaaaaaaaggaaGAAAGGAGTATAATGAAACAATTAGGAAGCTTACCGAATATGTAAAGAAGAGAGATCCAAGAGTTGTTTCATATATGAGAAATAAATCTGAGCAAATGATTAAATTACaaaaggaaaaagaaatgcaaaaaaaaatggaggAAGAGGTTAGAAGAAGAGCTAGAGAGGAGGCAAGAATTGAAGAGATTAAGAGAATGGAGGAGTTGGAGGCTGAGAGAAGGGAGTTATATGGGGATGATTATGTTCAAGAAAGTGATCAAGATATTAAATCTTATGAGACTGTTATTTACTCTTGTAAATTGTGTAATAAAACCTTTAAAAGTAAACAACAGTATAATTCACATATCAATAGTAAGAAACATGTATCAAAGCTTAATGAgttgaagaagaaagacCCTGAAAAGtataatttattgattAACAATAAGGTTGATAGTTCAGAAGAAACAGATGATAATCATCCAGAATCTGATCCTATGGATTTTGGAAAAGGTGAAGAcacatttattttttcagaattagagtcagaagatgaaaaagaaCGTTTCTTGgataaaaatgatttgaaACAGAAACAGAAGCAGaatcaaaagaagaaacaCAAACAACAAAAGCTGAGAGGGGAAGAATACGAAAGTGAAAATCATTGCGAAATTGAAGAGAAAAAAGAGGAGGATGAAGATGAGGatgaggaagaagaagatatCAGCGTGGAAAAAATTACAGAAATGATGGATAGTTTGAATAGAAAAGGGACtaaaggaaaaaataaGCTACTATTTGATGATTTCGAAGATTCTGCAAACTTAGAATCTGAGGGAGGATCAGCAATGACTAgtaaaaaatcaaaaggAAAGAAGAAAGGAGATAAAACTGTAAAAGGAAATACTAATAGCAATAACAATAACAACAATAGTAAAGAATTAATGTGGAAATGTTTAGTATGTAACCAAGTTTTTGAATCCAGAAATAAGTTATTTGCTCATGTAAAGGAGAAAAATCATGCACAAATAAAGAGTAGTagtaattataaaaattcaaaggttaaaaagtaa
- a CDS encoding N-acetyltransferase subunit ARD1 has translation MACIRRATIDDLFTIQQNNLYCLPENYQIKYYYYHSMTWPQLLDIATDSNDPNKSVGYVLGKIEDDSNPLHGHITSIAVLRTHRGFGLAKKLLTQNHHGMQSIYNAPYCSLHVRISNYTAKNLYQKALNYKVDSIEAKYYADKEDAYFMKLYFQGSQVKVS, from the coding sequence ATGGCTTGTATTAGAAGAGCCACAATAGATGATTTGTTCACAATACAACAGAACAATTTGTACTGTTTACCAGAGAACTACCAAAttaagtattattattatcattcaATGACTTGGCCACAACTTTTGGATATAGCAACCGATTCAAATGACCCAAACAAGTCTGTAGGGTATGTTCTTGGCAAGATTGAAGATGATTCAAATCCCCTACATGGACATATTACTTCAATAGCAGTTTTAAGAACACATAGAGGATTTGGGTTAGCAAAGAAGCTACTTACACAAAATCATCATGGTATGCAGAGTATATATAATGCTCCATACTGCAGTTTGCATGTAAGGATTTCAAATTATACTGCAAAGAATTTGTATCAAAAGGCATTAAATTACAAGGTAGATAGTATAGAAGCCAAGTATTATGCTGATAAGGAAGATGCATATTTTATGAAGCTTTACTTTCAAGGTTCTCAAGTTAAAGTTTCATGA